Proteins from one Oscillatoria nigro-viridis PCC 7112 genomic window:
- a CDS encoding ImmA/IrrE family metallo-endopeptidase, whose translation MSIFKPYCFYPKETIERLANDILMQMQKTQNFAPRWPFDATTVADFLDLGVVWECIEPDEEGAIAARILPQQRLIEINEQILEKPPGFIESTIAHEIGHWVLHVNQDEADGTVEQLELNLGDRGKTAQDVEEPFVCRGASADNKVLSIEWQAQYFASCLLMPRCILEEKRQGRDLTKWSHLYKMRDELGVSISNLTNRLQEFDWIYIPKGTREIYAGKDAANGQQRLFG comes from the coding sequence GTGAGTATTTTTAAACCGTATTGCTTCTATCCCAAAGAAACGATCGAGCGTTTGGCAAATGACATCTTGATGCAGATGCAGAAAACGCAAAATTTTGCTCCGAGATGGCCTTTTGATGCGACAACGGTTGCTGATTTTCTGGATTTGGGCGTAGTTTGGGAGTGCATTGAGCCGGATGAAGAAGGTGCGATCGCGGCGAGGATTTTGCCGCAGCAGCGGTTAATCGAAATCAACGAACAGATTCTCGAAAAACCCCCAGGCTTCATCGAATCGACGATCGCCCACGAAATCGGCCACTGGGTGCTGCACGTCAATCAAGACGAAGCAGACGGCACTGTCGAACAGTTGGAATTAAACTTGGGCGATCGAGGAAAAACCGCCCAGGATGTCGAGGAACCGTTTGTTTGTCGGGGTGCGAGTGCGGATAATAAGGTTTTGTCGATCGAATGGCAAGCTCAATATTTTGCAAGCTGTTTGTTGATGCCTCGGTGTATTTTGGAGGAAAAAAGACAGGGACGCGATTTAACTAAGTGGTCGCATTTATACAAAATGAGAGATGAATTGGGAGTGAGCATTTCCAATTTGACAAACCGCTTGCAAGAATTCGATTGGATTTACATTCCCAAGGGAACGCGCGAGATTTATGCCGGGAAAGATGCGGCAAACGGACAGCAGCGGTTGTTTGGATAG
- a CDS encoding type II toxin-antitoxin system VapC family toxin — protein MAGIKRLNECKSRWLEYLPITTPVILKAAELWAASRQAGMPTADPKELDADVILAAQALLLRGGGEAVVIATTNVGHLSRVVDARHWLDID, from the coding sequence TTGGCAGGTATCAAACGCCTTAACGAATGCAAATCTCGCTGGCTGGAATACTTGCCGATAACAACGCCAGTAATTCTCAAAGCGGCCGAGTTGTGGGCGGCATCGCGTCAGGCAGGAATGCCAACAGCAGATCCCAAAGAACTTGATGCAGATGTGATTTTAGCAGCTCAAGCTTTGCTGCTTCGTGGCGGTGGAGAAGCGGTTGTTATTGCTACAACAAATGTGGGGCATTTGTCTAGAGTTGTGGATGCTCGTCACTGGCTAGATATTGACTGA
- a CDS encoding ATP-grasp domain-containing protein yields MLTNIEILLAACEELNIPYEILHHSQNLIRLKQGGKEYYFVNYRTPFNSASVAEIFKDKEYTYQLLNGNINTPRTLGFVSPHCEEKYKKYLNFPEIESIVLEVNKKFAFPVILKRNRGSGGNNVFLCKTREQIKAALEIIFNVSSKDYDDVALAQEYIEIAREYRAVFCKEKLVLLYEKDKSQAEFAGNLSPLHWVGAKAKHIINPNLMSEIEDFIKPVFAEMAINYAGLDIAVDKNGAYWLIEINSSPNYDIFVRDNDRQIVVTMFKGILETLIVNKKP; encoded by the coding sequence ATGCTAACCAATATTGAAATCCTGCTGGCAGCTTGTGAGGAATTAAATATCCCTTACGAAATCCTGCATCATTCCCAAAACTTGATTAGACTCAAACAGGGGGGCAAAGAATATTATTTTGTCAATTACAGGACGCCATTTAACAGCGCGTCAGTAGCCGAAATTTTTAAAGACAAAGAATATACTTATCAACTATTAAACGGCAATATAAATACTCCCCGAACTCTCGGTTTTGTCTCGCCTCACTGCGAGGAGAAGTATAAAAAGTATTTAAATTTCCCTGAGATTGAATCAATAGTTTTAGAAGTAAACAAAAAATTCGCTTTCCCGGTGATTCTCAAAAGAAATCGCGGTTCAGGCGGCAACAATGTTTTTTTATGTAAAACTAGAGAGCAAATTAAAGCAGCCCTAGAAATTATATTTAACGTCAGCAGCAAAGATTATGACGATGTGGCGCTAGCTCAAGAATATATCGAAATTGCCCGCGAATATCGGGCTGTATTCTGCAAAGAAAAGCTAGTTTTGCTGTACGAGAAAGACAAATCTCAGGCTGAATTTGCGGGGAATTTAAGCCCGCTGCACTGGGTAGGTGCAAAAGCCAAACATATAATTAACCCGAATCTCATGTCTGAGATTGAAGATTTTATTAAACCTGTTTTTGCTGAAATGGCGATTAATTATGCTGGGCTTGACATAGCAGTAGATAAAAACGGAGCATATTGGTTAATTGAAATTAACTCAAGTCCTAATTACGATATTTTTGTCAGAGATAACGATCGCCAAATTGTGGTAACAATGTTTAAAGGCATCTTGGAAACCTTGATTGTTAACAAAAAGCCGTAA
- the argS gene encoding arginine--tRNA ligase — protein sequence MNSIAQQLKAKFEKAFTAAFGESYAGADPMLAAASNPNFGDFQCNAAMSLGKKLGKPPRAIASTIIENLDIADICETPEIAGPGFINLKLKPAYLEAQISAIAADSRLGIEPAKTPQTIAIDFSSPNIAKEMHVGHLRSTIIGDAIARILEFQGHDVLRINHIGDWGTQFGMLIAYLREVHPEALTTADALDLGDLVAFYRQAKQRFDTDETFKETARQEVVKLQAGAEDTRRAWKLLCDQSRREFQVIYDLLDIKLTERGESFYNPLLPAVVEDLTNLGLLVESDGAKCVFVEGFTNKEGEPLPLIVQKTDGGYNYATTDLAAVRYRIKEDGAKRLIYVTDSGQANHFAQVFAVAKKAGWIPEDVEIVHVPFGLVLGEDGKKLKTRSGETVRLQDLLDEAIVRTRQDLEERLKAEERQETEEFIANVSRTVGLSAVKYADLSQNRASNYIFSYDKMLALQGNTAPYMLYAYVRVQGIRRKGEINFDNLDAGAKVILQSDAELVLAKHLLQLNEVVNAVGGDLLPNRICQYLFELSQKFNQFFEQCPVLQSEEPLRTSRLVLCDLTARTLKLGLELLGIKVLERM from the coding sequence ATGAACTCGATCGCCCAACAGTTAAAAGCAAAATTTGAAAAAGCATTCACCGCAGCATTCGGCGAAAGTTATGCAGGTGCAGATCCGATGCTAGCCGCCGCCAGCAATCCCAACTTTGGGGACTTTCAGTGCAACGCGGCGATGAGTTTGGGGAAAAAGTTAGGAAAGCCCCCGCGGGCGATCGCCTCGACAATTATCGAAAATCTCGACATCGCCGACATCTGCGAAACCCCAGAAATCGCCGGGCCCGGTTTTATCAATTTGAAGCTGAAACCGGCTTATTTGGAAGCGCAAATTAGTGCCATCGCCGCCGACTCGCGTTTGGGGATTGAACCGGCGAAAACGCCTCAGACAATCGCGATCGACTTTTCCAGTCCGAATATAGCCAAAGAAATGCACGTCGGACACTTGCGATCGACAATCATCGGAGATGCGATCGCCCGCATCCTCGAATTTCAAGGCCACGACGTACTCAGAATCAACCACATCGGCGACTGGGGCACCCAATTCGGAATGCTGATCGCATACTTGCGCGAAGTTCACCCCGAAGCCCTCACCACCGCTGACGCCCTAGATTTAGGAGATTTAGTCGCATTTTACCGCCAAGCAAAACAGCGCTTTGACACAGACGAAACCTTCAAAGAAACCGCCCGCCAAGAAGTAGTAAAACTGCAAGCAGGCGCCGAAGACACCCGCCGCGCTTGGAAATTGCTGTGCGATCAATCTCGCCGCGAATTCCAAGTAATCTACGACTTGCTAGATATCAAATTAACCGAACGCGGCGAATCGTTTTACAATCCCTTATTGCCCGCTGTAGTCGAAGATTTAACCAATCTAGGTTTGCTAGTAGAAAGTGACGGCGCGAAATGCGTTTTTGTAGAGGGTTTTACCAATAAAGAAGGCGAACCACTGCCGCTAATTGTCCAAAAAACCGACGGTGGCTACAATTACGCCACAACCGATTTAGCCGCCGTGCGCTACCGGATAAAAGAAGACGGCGCAAAACGCTTAATTTACGTCACCGATTCGGGACAAGCAAACCATTTTGCCCAAGTATTTGCAGTTGCAAAAAAAGCCGGTTGGATTCCCGAAGATGTCGAGATTGTCCACGTTCCCTTCGGCTTGGTATTGGGAGAAGACGGCAAAAAACTCAAAACTCGTTCTGGGGAAACAGTGCGGTTGCAGGATTTGCTCGATGAGGCGATCGTCCGCACGCGCCAAGATTTAGAAGAGAGATTAAAAGCAGAAGAAAGACAAGAAACGGAGGAATTCATTGCTAACGTATCTCGAACAGTTGGTTTGAGTGCGGTTAAGTATGCCGATTTAAGTCAAAATCGCGCCAGCAACTATATTTTCAGTTACGACAAAATGCTCGCATTGCAAGGAAATACTGCTCCATATATGCTGTATGCTTACGTGCGCGTGCAGGGAATTCGCCGCAAAGGTGAGATTAATTTTGATAATTTAGATGCTGGTGCGAAAGTGATTTTGCAGTCAGATGCCGAGTTGGTATTGGCAAAGCATTTATTGCAGTTGAATGAAGTTGTGAATGCTGTTGGCGGCGATTTGTTGCCGAATCGAATTTGTCAGTATTTGTTTGAATTGAGTCAAAAGTTCAATCAATTTTTTGAGCAGTGTCCGGTGTTGCAATCTGAGGAACCGTTGCGGACTTCCCGGTTGGTTTTGTGCGATTTGACGGCGAGGACTTTGAAGTTGGGTTTGGAGTTGTTGGGGATTAAGGTATTGGAAAGAATGTAA
- a CDS encoding malic enzyme-like NAD(P)-binding protein, with protein MVKLTPNPSFSLTIRVALPNQPGMLARVTSAIASVGGNFGQIDLIEQTRATTVRDITVDASSIEHNEEIVQAVKGLPDIKVIDVYDRTFNLHRGGKISVVSKISLKRQSDLAMAYTPGVGRICTAIANDPQQVYNLTIKQNTVAIVTDGSAVLGLGNLGAAAALPVMEGKAMLFKEFAGIDAFPICLNTQDTEEIIRTVQNIAPVFGGVNLEDISSPRCFEIEARLRETLDIPIFHDDQHGTAIVSLAALINALKIVKKTIAEVCIVINGAGAAGVAIARLLRKAGAQNIIMCDSKGVLSQDRTDMNPEKLEFAVPSSGTLEDAIAGADVFLGVSAPGVLTRSMVRSMAENPIVFAMANPIPEIQPELIMEDAAIVATGRSDYPNQINNVLAFPGIFRGALDCKAATITPSMYLEAAYAIASLVSPSGLDKEHIIPSVFDERVAIAVAGAVQLAARSEGIARD; from the coding sequence ATGGTAAAACTGACACCGAACCCCAGCTTTAGTTTAACAATTCGGGTTGCTCTGCCGAACCAGCCGGGAATGCTGGCAAGAGTCACCAGCGCGATCGCATCTGTCGGCGGCAACTTCGGCCAAATCGACTTGATCGAGCAAACCCGCGCCACTACCGTTCGCGATATCACCGTCGATGCCTCCAGCATCGAGCACAATGAAGAAATAGTGCAAGCAGTGAAAGGACTGCCAGATATCAAAGTGATCGACGTGTACGATCGCACTTTCAACTTGCACCGCGGCGGAAAAATCAGCGTAGTTAGCAAAATTTCCCTCAAACGCCAGTCAGATTTGGCAATGGCATACACCCCTGGAGTCGGTCGCATCTGCACGGCGATCGCCAATGACCCCCAACAAGTTTATAACCTCACAATCAAACAAAATACTGTTGCCATTGTTACCGACGGTAGCGCAGTTTTGGGACTGGGAAACCTCGGAGCTGCCGCCGCACTGCCAGTCATGGAAGGTAAAGCCATGCTATTTAAAGAATTTGCAGGTATTGACGCCTTTCCTATATGTTTGAATACCCAAGATACTGAGGAAATTATTCGCACAGTGCAGAATATCGCCCCGGTTTTTGGCGGCGTTAACCTTGAAGATATTTCTTCTCCCCGCTGCTTTGAAATCGAAGCAAGATTGCGGGAAACCTTAGATATTCCGATTTTTCACGACGACCAGCACGGCACTGCGATTGTTAGTTTGGCAGCATTAATTAATGCCTTGAAAATCGTCAAAAAAACCATCGCAGAAGTGTGTATCGTGATTAACGGAGCCGGTGCGGCCGGAGTCGCGATCGCCCGCTTGCTGCGTAAAGCAGGTGCCCAAAACATCATCATGTGCGACTCCAAAGGCGTCCTCTCCCAAGACCGCACGGATATGAACCCAGAAAAACTAGAATTTGCCGTGCCTTCGAGCGGTACTTTGGAAGATGCGATCGCCGGTGCCGATGTATTTTTAGGAGTCAGCGCCCCCGGCGTGCTCACCCGCTCGATGGTGCGTTCGATGGCCGAGAATCCCATTGTTTTTGCAATGGCAAATCCCATTCCCGAAATTCAGCCAGAATTAATTATGGAAGATGCGGCGATCGTAGCAACCGGACGCAGCGATTACCCGAATCAAATTAACAATGTTTTGGCATTTCCGGGGATATTTAGAGGTGCTTTGGACTGCAAAGCTGCCACGATTACGCCCAGTATGTATTTGGAAGCAGCTTATGCGATCGCCTCTTTAGTCAGTCCTTCTGGGCTTGACAAGGAACACATTATACCGTCTGTTTTTGACGAAAGAGTTGCCATTGCAGTCGCCGGTGCAGTGCAGTTGGCCGCCCGATCCGAAGGTATTGCCCGCGATTAA